The DNA sequence CGCCATCAAACTGCTCGATGAAGCCGACGCCATGGGCATTCCATACGGAGCTGTGGTGTTCGGCATGGAAGACTGTGGCAAGGGTTGCACCGTCATCTCATCTCCTTATCGTGGACCCATTCATGGCCTGCAATGATGCGGCGCCCACGCATATGACGGATGACACGTACCGACCTGCCTGCTAGGGCATCCAGTGCGGCGGGCTATCCCCCTCCAGACTTGTTGGGAGCAGCATAGTGCCAGTCAGACGTAGCTTGCTGGAGAGCCTCTTCTTGGCTGCCCAGACATGGTTGTCCGGGTAGGACTCGATCCTGTAGCATCCAGCCACATGCTTGGCAGGCCCAGAAGCTCCTCGCCTACTAGAACGGCGTGCAGACACAGTCTGCATATCTGGGGTCGGTCGCGGTGACGTTGCCGCTCATGCGAAGCTCCTGCGATACCTGTTGAGGACTCTTAGCCTGCTTGCCCTTTATCTGGCGTTCCACATCATCCTTGACCTCTTCGAAGGTGGCCTCGTGAACCGCCTTGCAGTCGGTGACTCGGATTATGTGATAGCCAAACTCGCTCTTCACTGGGTTGCTTGTCTGTCCAGGAGCCATGGAAAAAGCGGCCTTCTCGAACTCCGCGATCATCCTGCCGCGAGGGAAGAAGCCGAGGTCTCCACCTTCAGCAGCTGATCCAGGATCGAGCGACTTCTCGGTCGCTATCGAAGCGAAATCCTCGCCAGCGGCAAGCCTCTTCTGGATCTCCTTCGCTTCGGTTTCAGTCTCGACCAGAATGTGGCTTGCCTTCACCTGCTCCGGCTCG is a window from the Clostridia bacterium genome containing:
- a CDS encoding peptidylprolyl isomerase; amino-acid sequence: MAIVNGERLSRHDFMGRLEENSGSQILNQMIDEMLIQQAAKKAKVSVKPEEMDAEIQKLRKEIGPSFDAMLAQYEMTEAALSKNLAMSLVVFRLSTKNVAVIEEEMQKYFSEHKSDYDEPEQVKASHILVETETEAKEIQKRLAAGEDFASIATEKSLDPGSAAEGGDLGFFPRGRMIAEFEKAAFSMAPGQTSNPVKSEFGYHIIRVTDCKAVHEATFEEVKDDVERQIKGKQAKSPQQVSQELRMSGNVTATDPRYADCVCTPF